Genomic DNA from Candidatus Stygibacter australis:
GAGATGGACTGCCATAAAACACTTCTGTATAAGTGAGTCCCTGATTACCATGATGGACAAAAGCACAATTGCCAGTATCACGATCCTCACGACCGCTTCCTGACCATTCATCAATTAAACTACCCTGATTATGTACACCAAAACTGATGATCAGATCGTCTCTTGATATTCCTGATGAGGGCATTTTTAATTCCAGCAGATTATTGTTCCTGGTCTGCAGCCAGCTTAGATCATTGATAGTTCCTGATACTTCATTTAAACTGATGGTCTCCCTGATCAATATCTGTTCTTTGCTGGTGATCAATACTGTCAGCATCAGATTGCTATCAGCAAAATTATCACTGACCACCTGATTATCATTCCTGCTCACCATATCTGCAAAACTTACTCTGAGATATAAATTCTCATTATCCTGATGCAGATAAGCTGAAGTAATATCCCCGGTAAAACCCTTGCAGTCACTAACCTGGTCAAATCCAATAAAATCTTCTGCTGTCCAGCTCTTGATGTCACCTTTAAATCGATTGGCTGACAGTCCAGCGACCAAACATAAATTCAATAATATTATTATAATTTTCCGCATATTATAGCCTCCAATATTTTGATTCTTAATTACACTGTTGCTCTGAATACGTAAAGTATTTTTTTTACAATAAAAATCATCAAGTGGATTTGAAGCATAATTTGGATAAACTAAGAGAAATTGAGAGAAGGTTACTATAGTTTGAGATAATAAGAAATAATTGTAAGTATTTAAACAGCGTTAATAATTAATTTCAATCTCTTTCGGAAGATATTAAATTTAATAACTTCATCTTCTTTTATTGACCATCTTCTGATTTCGTTCATATCGACGTCATTTTTAGTTGATACCAGAATAGCCTGATCCAGAGACTGGCGATCATTCCAGAAATAATAGGCAGCCAACCGATCTTTGAAGCATTCCGTTGGTGATAGTATATTTAAAATACCAGTATCAGTCTCAATTTTAATGATATCTGTGACTAGCTCATTGCCAATAGCTAAAGGACCAGATGGAAATTCAATAAAAATTTCCGTCTCCGGATGCTTAAAATATCTGTTTTTCTCATAAAATCCTATTTCGTAAGACAATTTGCCAGGATTTTATGTTTTGTTGTATATTTTTCGATAAAATCTAAATCCATAGATATATACTCGTCTTCAGAGAAAATACTTACGCAGCTTCCGCCAGTGAGAGTTACTTCAATGCCCTGCTTTCGCAAATGTGTACAGATAAATGCAGATAATTCTAATCTACTCATTTCTCCAATATTTTTCATAATATTTTATTTGTCCTGCGAGGTCTTCTCCTGTTATATTGCAATTCTTTAATTATTTCTTCAGGATAGAAACTGACAACTTTCTCAATCAAATTTTTTAGTTCTTCCAGAAAGGGGTATCTTGGATTGAACTCGTATATTTTAGTCCTACCCCGTAATTGGGCATAGATAATACTTCCATTTTCGAGTATCTTTAACTGATTAATCACTGGAGTAAGTGGGACTTTATAAAATTCTGCTATTTCTCGAGCATAACCCTCTTCTCTGCACAGTAAAAAGACCAGAACTCTTTCTTTATTCAATGTCCCGACTAAAGATTCTATCATATGCACCTCTTTTTAGTTCTTATAAACTATATTATGGTACATAAAGTTAACTGCGAATATCTGTAACGTCTTTTCTTTCCAGACGTGCTATGACATTATAAAATTCCTAACGCAAACTCAACGCATTCCAATTTCTGCAAGGAGTTACACGAGGTATATTGCTATATTTTATCTCTGTATGTTACTCCTCTACAGTTGGATCATTCATGATCCCGATAAATAGCACAGAGCCATTACGATCATCTCTGATGATATATAAAAATGGTCGGTTGGCATTAAATATATTACATTCCTGAGGCATAATACCATCTTCCATCATGACTAAGGTAGCTGCTGTAGCTTCACTGCCCTGTTCATCTGTTTTTATCCAGGCATTTTGCTGTACATAGCTGATGGAGGGATGAGCAGGGGCATACGCCATATTTGAAAAATCTGCTGCACGAGCAAAAGCAAGCGGCATACCCAGATTTTCTAAAATATTATTATATCTTTTCTCAAACGAAACTTCAAAGGACGGAAGCGAGAAACTGCTGTTATCCTGCATTTCTAGCGTAAGAACTTCATATCCAGAAAACCAGGTTTCAAAAGTAGTACAATTCTGCTCAGCTATCAAATCATTCAGCTCTAATCCATGCTCCGGAAGAATTACATACATCGCCAGATCACTATTTCCATAAGGTAGTCGTGCTGCCTGAAAATTTCCACCATTCATATAGGTGAAATCTATACCGTCGCAATTCATAAAAGGAACATATACATATTCATCACTATTTGTATAGAAACGATCTTGAGTTGTTATTTCCGGGTCAAACTGATATTTCCAGTCCGCTGCCAGGTAAATAGCATTGATCAAAAATACTACATCATCGGCGGAAAAGTTTTTCAATATATTAGTTATTCTACCACCCGTATTATCACTTACCCAAAAGTTTGCTTCGTCTATTGTTTCCTGATTAAAAGGTTTATCAGGAAAGGTCTCGGATAGATAATATTCCGCATTTAGCCTGGTAAAATCCTCTTTTACTGGATAACCATTACGAATCCAGATAGAATTTGCCAGTCCCAGAATCACACTTGGATCTATATCTAGAAGATTGCTGATCAAACTTAAATTCTGTTCATTTATTTCCTCAAGTGCCAGATCACCATAATGCAAAGTCTGTTTCATTTGCTCAAGTGTCGTTCCAGATGCTCCGTTCATTGTCATTGATAATGCCAGTGAAAGTGACAGGGGTGAAAAGAAAATATTATCGGTATCTTCTTCTGTTACAAGTTCCTGAAGTATATTATAAGCGAAGTGACTATTAGCAGTCACAATTTCATCTGCCCTGCTTGCCTGCCAGTCATCTTCTACTTCAGTAGATGCCACAGTGCAACTGCCAAGAAGTATCATCAGTGCTAAAAGAATGATTACTTTCTTCATGCTTCCTCCAATATAAAACTAATTTTGTTTAAAGATAAAAACTTCAATAAATAATATTCTGCCACCTTCCTGTAATTTTGTTCAATATACTAAATATTTCTGAATACAAGATACAATTTATTTCATTATAGTGTCAAATAATTTATTCAATTCCCATCCAAATTAATTAAATCAATTAAATCACATAAATCACATAAATGAATATAGTATATCTGTTCTAATCCATCATAAGGTAGATTACAGGTGCCACAACTCAACCCGGCATGACATTTTTATGTTATGCCGGGTTGAGTTGTGGCACCTTATAGTTAGTTTAAGTATGGAAAGAGAGTGGGAAGGGATGATTTGAGAGTAATAGATTAGTTTATAAATGGATATATTATAATGAAATAGAGGTAATTATAAGCGATTGTAATTAGATGGTATTGTGAATCATGGATGCTAATTAATCAGATTTTATTTGCCGTTGATGACATAATTACTAAAAAAGCTGTTAAATAATTTCAATCCGGTTAAACGTTAGTAACGATTAAAAAAGTTTAAGAAGGAGACGGTAGATACTGGGCCGTCATTTGAGTTAATTAATCAGCATAATCGGGGAAGATATTCTTTGAATATCATGATGAATATGATAATCATAGGTGTACAACACATATCCCATTATAAAATTCACGATATTATTTGGAATTTAATTCAAGTAGAGTGCCTGATTTTACACTTTATGATAAATTATGATTTCAGAAAAAAATTATAAGTTGACATTCAATTAATAAAAACATCTATTAAACATCAGTGGATGAATTAAAAATATCTTAGGAGGTAAAATGAAAAGAAGGATAGTTATTACTTGTTTATTTTTGATCTCGATTAGTTTTCTAATGTCAGAGATGAATTTTGGTGTTGGATTGGATTTGCCCGGTACTCATGAATTAAGTGGAACCGACTATAGCACAGATTTTGATACAGCAATAGGATTTCAAGTATTTGGTGAATATCTTAAGCCTCTTTCTAAATCCCCTGGGATGAATTTAGATGGTGGGATTGGGGTAGCCTATTTATTTCTTCGAAACCCGGATCATAACGATGAAGGTGATCAAGCTTTCGGTTTTATCCCACTTTACGTATTAGGACAGGTATCTACAATCGGTGAAGGTACTGTTTTTTTTGGAAAACTGAGAGCCGGCTACGATATATTTTATGGCAATGCTGATTATTTCCCTGAACGTGACTTTTCGGGAGGTTTCTTTTTAGGAATCGGTGGTGGAATTATCATGACAAATAACTTATTTCTTGAATTATCCTACCAGATGTTGAAAGGAAGTATGGAAGAAGGTTCTACAGAGGATGAAGAAGGTTTTACAGAGGATGTAAGTGATTCACATCTTTCGATACTTATTGGATTAAAAATGAAGTAAATTCATGCTAATGACTTATCTGAAAAATCATAATTGATTTTTCATGTTTTAGGTCATTATAAAAATCAACTTTGTATATCTCTAATAGATATTTGCACCTTCAGGGTATCCCGGAGGAGCAAATATTTTATCTGCAGATTTCTTTCTATTTGGGGATGATCAAGTTAAGTTTTTTGGGAGCTATTGAGATGGTCAGGTGTTTATTATCTTTTCTATTTGGGATTCAATTTAAATAGAGTGTCTGGTTTTATACTTTAGAAAAATATTAGCAGCAGGAAAATATATTAGTTGACACTCAATTAATAAAAAGCAATAATTGTGACATTAGTAGATGAATAAAAAAATATCTTAGGAGGAAAAATGAAAAGAAGAATTGTTATTACTTGTTTATTGTTAATTTCTTTTAGTTTTCTAATGTCAGAGATGAATTTTGGCGTTGGATTGGATCTACCTGGTACCCATGAATTAAGTGGAACTGGCTATAGCTTTGATTATGATACAGCAATGGGATTTCAAGTATTTGGTGAATATCTTAAGCCTCTATCTAAATCCCCTGGGATGAATTTTGACGGTGGGATTGGGGCAGCCTATTTATTGCCTCGTAACCCGGATGCTGATGACGATGAAGGTGATCAAGCTTTTGGTTTTATCCCACTTTACGTATTGGGACAGGTATCTACAGCTGGTGAAGGTACTGTTTTTTTTGGAAAACTGAGAGCTGGCTACGATATATTTTATGGCAATGATGATTATTTCTCTGAAGCTGATCTTTCAGGAGGTTTATTTTTAGGAATTGGTGGTGGAATTGTTA
This window encodes:
- a CDS encoding winged helix-turn-helix domain-containing protein translates to MIESLVGTLNKERVLVFLLCREEGYAREIAEFYKVPLTPVINQLKILENGSIIYAQLRGRTKIYEFNPRYPFLEELKNLIEKVVSFYPEEIIKELQYNRRRPRRTNKIL
- a CDS encoding serpin family protein; the encoded protein is MKKVIILLALMILLGSCTVASTEVEDDWQASRADEIVTANSHFAYNILQELVTEEDTDNIFFSPLSLSLALSMTMNGASGTTLEQMKQTLHYGDLALEEINEQNLSLISNLLDIDPSVILGLANSIWIRNGYPVKEDFTRLNAEYYLSETFPDKPFNQETIDEANFWVSDNTGGRITNILKNFSADDVVFLINAIYLAADWKYQFDPEITTQDRFYTNSDEYVYVPFMNCDGIDFTYMNGGNFQAARLPYGNSDLAMYVILPEHGLELNDLIAEQNCTTFETWFSGYEVLTLEMQDNSSFSLPSFEVSFEKRYNNILENLGMPLAFARAADFSNMAYAPAHPSISYVQQNAWIKTDEQGSEATAATLVMMEDGIMPQECNIFNANRPFLYIIRDDRNGSVLFIGIMNDPTVEE